Proteins encoded by one window of Salvelinus fontinalis isolate EN_2023a unplaced genomic scaffold, ASM2944872v1 scaffold_0064, whole genome shotgun sequence:
- the LOC129842763 gene encoding zinc finger protein 135-like: SDFVLRTGEIRDYRGSSGEPQQPHDADEAEKSLSRSERLNKHQQRSTGKRTHCCSDCGKRFTSSGIKIHQRIHTGEKPYSCDQCGKSFGQSCHLTQHQRTHTGEKPYSCGQCGKSFGQSRHLTQHQRTHTGEKPYSCDQCEKSFTTSGYLTVHQRTHTGEKPYSCDQCGKSFTKSGYLTVHQRTHTGEKPFSCDQCGMSFTTSSSLTIHQRTHTGEKSYSCDQCGKSFTTSGSLTVHQRTHTGEKSYSCDQCGKSFTTSGTLNVHQRTHTGEKPYICDQCGKSFTTSSSVTKHQRTHTGEKSYSCDQCGKSFTTSGSLTVHQRTHTGEKPYSCNQCGKSFTTSSHLTPHQRTHTGEKPFSCDQCGMSFSTSSSLTIHQRTHTGEKSYSCNHCEKSFPTSSQLTSHQRTHTGEKPYSCDQCGMSFTTSSHLIRHQRTHTGEKPHSCDQCDKRYSNKRCLIKHQKMHT; encoded by the coding sequence tctgacTTTGTTCTTCGCACAGGAGAGatacgggactatcgtggatcttctggggagcctcaacaacctcatgatgctgacgaggcagagaagagtctctccagatcagaacgcctcaataaacaccagcagagatccacagggaagagaactcactgctgctctgactgtgggaagagattcacctcatcaggcattaaaattcatcagcgaatccacacaggagagaaaccttatagctgtgatcaatgtgggaagagttttggtcaatcttgccatctgactcaacaccagagaacacacacaggagagaaaccttatagctgtggtcaatgtgggaagagttttggtcaatctcgccatctgactcaacaccagagaacacacacaggagagaaaccttatagctgtgatcaatgtgagaagagttttactacatctggctatctgacagtgcaccagagaacacacacaggagagaaaccttacagctgtgatcaatgtgggaagagttttactaaatccggctatctgacagtgcaccagagaacacacacaggagagaaaccttttagctgtgatcaatgtgggatgagttttactacatcaagctctctgactatacaccagagaacacacacaggagagaaatcttatagctgtgatcaatgtgggaagagttttactacatctggctctctgacagtgcaccagagaacacacacaggagagaaatcttatagttgtgatcaatgtgggaagagttttactacatctggcactctgaatgtacaccagagaacacacacaggagagaagccttatatctgtgaccaatgtgggaagagttttactacatctagctctgtgactaaacaccagagaacacacacaggagagaaatcttatagctgtgatcaatgtgggaagagttttactacatctggctctctgacagtgcaccagagaacacacacaggagagaaaccttatagctgtaatcaatgtgggaagagttttactacatctagccatctgactccacaccagagaacacacacaggagagaaaccttttagctgtgatcaatgtgggatgagtttttCTACATCAAGctctctgactatacaccagagaacacacacaggagagaaatcttatagttgtaatcattgtgagaagagttttcctacatctagccagctgacttcacaccagagaacacacacaggagagaaaccttatagctgtgatcaatgtgggatgagttttactacatcaagtcatctgattcgacaccagagaacacacacaggagagaaacctcatagctgtgatcaatgtgacaagagatactctaATAAAAGGTGtttgatcaaacatcagaaaatgcatacatga